TCGCTGTTATTTTCGACCCATAAGATGTCAGAATTAGCACGTTGTAAAATATCTAGTACGTTATCCACTTTTTCTGCTTTGGTTCCGTCATATTCGCTGCGCGGCAATACAGAGAACATGCAAGGTACAGAAACTGCAGTGGAAGTACCGCAACTTTCAACCTGTTTAAAATTAATCACATCTTCGCCACGCGCGGCTAATTTTGGCGTCGTTTGACGGGCATATCCATTTAATCCCCAGTTTTGTGCGCGAGTAGTTTCGCCTACCACAACGATTAATAAATGGCGATATACATCCGGTTTGTCTTGTTTCACATCAAGCCCGATTTGTTGGAAAGGAATATTCGCTTTGCGAATACGTTTGACTTTATTGACGCCGGCGCTAATAAAATTCGACGGAACCAACAAGGCGACGGTACTTTTGTTGTTGCGAACAAACGCGGCGTAATCTTGATAATAAAGCTGGGCAATACTGAATACGACTACGCCAGATAAGACAATTAACGAAATACGAGTCAATAATTCTTTCCAGATGACGCGGTAATTGATTTTGACAAATAAATATAACACCGCCGGCAACACACCCAATACAATAATCCAGGTGACAAATTGCCAGGTCATCATCCGCATACTTTCCGCTGGTGTGGTTTGCAAGACGTTATCTAACATATCGGTAGTAAAATACACGTCAAAGAATAAGGCGTTATAACCAATTGCCGCGCTTATGACGATTAACAACGGAATGATTACTTTGTGCAAAATTGGCAATGTTAATAATTGAAATGCGGCATTAAGCACAAAGAAAACAAAAAGTGGCACCGTTAATAAGAAATAATCTTCCGGCGCACCGGTGAACGGATGTAAACTTAATACTTTGTTATAAAACGGATAGTTTAAAATGACCGTAAAATAAAGCGCTACCAACGCGATGAGCGTTGAACTGCGCATGGAGAAAAAAGATTTGAATAGTTTCATAATTCTTAATACAAAAGAAGTAATATCAGCCAATTAGACAAAGCAAACAAAAATAAAGTTCATAGATTTGAAAAATTTTTATGGCGAATTGGAATAAAAAAGGAACCTTAATTCATAAGGTTCCTAGTTACATTAAAATTTGTTTATTTACTCGGTTTTAGTTGGCGCAGAATACACATGGCTAATCGCGCAGTGATGTCCTGCCGCGCCTTTACCATGGAAGTAGTAACGCGACTCTGTCCATTCTACGATCGCAAATGGCGGATTAATTTGCTCTGAGGCTTTCGCCAGCGTCATTTCCGCTTTCGTATGCTCGACTGCCGAAATGGTTCCTAAACGCCCGTTGAACGTATAAGTGCGGTCAATTTTTGGTGCATTTTGTGTGGTGAACACAACAGTTTCAGCAACCGGCTTATCCACTGATATTTCCGCATTCGACGCACGGGATTCCGGCACTTCAGTTGCTGGTGTATCGGCGATAATTGCTGTAGCGCTTTCAACAAGTGGTACCGATAGGGTTTCTTTCGCCACGACAATGACATTTTCATCCGCATTTAAGCGTTCCAACGACTCACGCACTTTTTTCTCCACCGAATCATTTGCCGGTTGGGTGATAAAGTTGGCGAAAGGTTTGGATTCGCTTTTCACATCTTTTACAATCAGATCGGTTGCCGGCAAGACGACAGACGGTTCTGCCGATTGACCTTGTTGCTCCAATAATTCATCCACGGATAAGAAATTGGCATTTTTGGCTTCATTTGCTAGCGCCGAAGTATCAATCCATACTTTACCGCTAGCAAGTTCCGGTGACGCAACTGCGGCGAATAATGGCATTGGCGATTTTACTTCCGACTGATTGCGACGTTTATTGCGTTGATTGTTCACGCGTAAATGACGTGGAAGTCGGCGTTGGCGATTATTATCGCGACGTTTTTCTTCACCTTCGTCGGATGGATTTTCTACCGCGGCAAATTGGTTAAGATTATTTGGCACAATACTTTCCGTCGCAACACTCTGCGTTGCAGCAGTGGTTTGCGTAATCTCTGCTTCAGCCGCGACTTTTGCGGTCACAGTTTCCTGTGTTGACGGATTTTCATTGCTTTGGTTTTCATCTCCAACACGCACTTTTTTGCGCAAATCGCGACGTTGACGACGTTGTGCTGTAGGTACTTCAACCACTTCCTCAATCACATTCGGCACGGAGGTTTCGTCGAGCATTTGTTCATCGATAACATTCGCTTTTTTATTGCGTTTGTTATTACGCTCATTTTGACGAGAAGAGCGAAGCTCGGTTTTTTCTGTATTCACTTCTCGGCGGTCATTAGCACGTTCATTGCGATCATGACCACGCTCATTGCTATCAGCTTTGATGTTGTCGGCATTTTCATTGCGCGACCGACGAGATGGTCGGCGTTCTTGGTTGCGCCGCTGACGATTATTGCGGTTTGGACGAGAAGATTTGTTTTTGTCTTCTTCCGCTTTTTCTTCTTCAGCAAAGAACGATTTAATTTTCGCCAAAATACGCGCGAATAAAGACGGTTTTTCCGGCGCTTTGCGTTCTGTTGGCATTGGCGCTGGTGTTTCAATTGCCATTGATACCGCAGCATTTTCTAATACGCTTTCCGTGGTCACAGCGGCGACTTCGGTATTACGTGAAACTAATGTTTCTTCTGGCGCGCATTCATCTTCCGATTCATGCAATTTGGCAAGATTGTAACTTAATTCGTTAACTTCTTCGCCATCACGCACGCGGAATACACTAAAGTGCGGCGTTTCCATCGCTTCATTTGGCGCGACGATAATATCTACGTTATGGCGTTTTTCAATGTTACTGATTGCACGACGTTTTTCGTTTAACAAATAAGAGGCGATTTGTACCGGCACAATAGTATGTACTTGTTTGGTATTTTCTTTAATCGCTTCTTCTTCCAATAAACGCAGAATAGATAAGGATAAAGACTCGTTATCACGAATTTTTCCCGTTCCTTGACAGCGCGGACAAACGTGGTGAGAAGATTCGCCTAAAGACGGGCTTAAGCGTTGGCGAGACATTTCCAATAACCCGAAACGGGAAATGCGGCTGATTTGAATACGGGCGCGATCTTGGCGCACCGCATCGCGAATACGGTTTTCCACTTCTCGTTGGTGGCGTACTGGGGTCATGTCGATAAAGTCGATGACAATCAATCCGCCTAAGTCGCGCAAACGTAATTGACGCGCAATTTCATCTGCTGCTTCAAGGTTGGTGTTAAGCGCGGTTTCTTCAATATCTCCACCGCGGGTAGAACGCGCGGAGTTAATATCAATGGCGGTTAAGGCTTCGGTCACATCAATCACAATTGAACCGCCGGACGGTAAACGAACTTCTCGTTGGAACGCCGATTCAATTTGCGATTCGATTTGATAATGGCTGAATAGTGGCACTTCGCCTTGATACAATTTCACCCGATTAATAAAATCCGGACGTACTAATTTAATATGTGCTTTGGCTTTTTCATACACTTTCGGGCTATCAATCAGAATTTCACCGATATCACGACGCAAATAATCGCGAATAGCGCGTACGATCACATCACTTTCTTGGTGAATCAAAAATGGCGCCGGGCGACTTTCAGAAGCCTGTTTGATTGCTTCCCAATGATGCAACAATACTTTTAAGTCCCATTGTAATTCTTCCGGCGATTTGCCTACACCGGCAGTACGCACGATTAAACCGACGCCATCGGGAACATCTAAAGAACTTAACGCATCTTTTAACTCTAAACGTTCGTCCCCCTCGATACGACGAGAAATCCCGCCGGCGCGTGGATTATTCGGCATAATCACCAAATAGCTTCCCGCCAAGGAGACGAAAGTGGTTAACGCCGCACCTTTGTTGCCGCGTTCTTCTTTGTTGACTTGTACAATGACTTCTTGACCTTCGGTCAAAATGTCACGAATATTTGGACGACCTTGATACACATAATCTGCCGGAAAATATTCACGAGCGATTTCTTTCAACGGTAAAAAACCGTGTCTTTCCGCTCCATAATCTACAAACGCCGCTTCCAAACTCGGTTCAACGCGAGTAATGCGACCTTTATAAATATTGGCTTTTTTCTGCTCATGTCCCGGAGATTCAATATCCAAGTCAAATAAACGCTGACCATCGACCAACGCAACACGCAACTCTTCTTTTTGAGTCGCATTAATTAACATTCTTTTCATTAATTTTTCTCTTACTTATCGTTTTTATAAAATAATGACAAAACCGACCGCTCTTTGGCTTCACAATCGACCTCGTGTCTGTCGCAGAATGTCAATCTCTCGACTGTCAACTGCTGGGTGCATTGATTGTGTTATTAACATCTGCCAACGCCGATCTTAATAAAAACAAAATGTACTTTTGCAACATCATTTTGCAAGCGAACATCTTCGGTTTGCCAATGGAAATCGTTGAATATCAATGTCTTATGCCATTTGCTGCATTGTCTTATGTTCAACGAAAATCTTGTTGATTTTTAAGTTGAAATTCAAACTTAAAAATGCAGTCTATTATCCACTGAACCGATTTATTTAGCAAGGCAATTCGCCAATTAATCGTTTGCGTTTTTAATCATTCATTCAAACCAAACAAGGAATATGATATGATCGCCTCTCATTTTTAGGCGGAAAAACAATTTATGACAACCGACAATTCAGAAAAAATTATTAATCCTTCGGTCAAAATGCTCACGATCAGTGAAGATGAAAGCGGTCAGCGCATTGATAACTATTTGTTAAGTAAACTAAAAGGTGTGCCGAAAAGTTTAATTTATCGCATTGTGCGTAAAGGCGAAGTGCGGGTAAATAAAGGTCGCATCAAGCCGGAATACAAATTGCAGCAAGGCGATATTGTCCGTATTCCGCCGGTGCGCGTATCGGATAAAGCGCAACCTGTCATCTCGAAAAAATTAAATAAAGTCGCGCAACTGGAACAACAGATTATTTTTGAAGACGATTGTCTGTTAGTGTTAAATAAACCCTCAGGCATTGCAGTGCATGGTGGTAGCGGTTTGGATTTTGGCGTGATCGAAGCCTTACGTGCGTTACGTCCTGATGCCCGTTTTTTAGAGTTGGTACATCGTCTTGACCGTGACACCTCTGGTATTTTGTTAGTGGCAAAAAAACGTTCCGCTTTGCGCAATTTACACGAACAATTGCGCGAAAAAACCGTACAAAAAGATTATCTTGCCTTGGTCAGAGGGCAGTGGCAATCCCATTGCAAAGTGGTCAAAGCGCCACTTTTGAAAAACGAATTAGCAGGCGGGGAACGTATTGTCCGAGTCAATGAGCAAGGCAAACCATCAGAAACGCATTTTTCCGTGGAAGAACGCTATGCCAATGCAACATTAATTAAAGCAAGCCCAGTAACAGGTAGAACCCACCAAATTCGTGTTCATACGCAATACGCTGGTCACCCGATTGCTTTAGATGACAAATATGGCGATCAGGATTTTGATCAACAGATGGCGGCACTTGGCTTAAATCGCCTGTTTTTACACGCTTTCTCTATCCGCTTTGAACACCCAAAAAGTAAAGAAACTCTACGTCTAAACGCCCCATTGGACGAACAAATGAAAGGAATATTGAAAATATTGCGGGAAAGTAAATAGAAGAACTTTTCTTTAGTATGGCTAAAATTTCCTCGAAATGGCGATATTAAGGAAGAAGGTTATAAACAGAAAATGAAAAGTGCGGTGCTTTTTTATTCAGTTTTTAGAAGCTCACAGAGCGTAATGCTTGGAACATCATGAGTTGTCATGATGCGACGGGATGTATCCGTATCCGCAAATAATCCTACGCAAACGTTTTCGTTTTTGATTAATTTCCTTTATAATAAACCTCATTTTTTAATCTAGCTCAGGTGAAATGTATGTTGCAGGTTGTACGCGGAGCTCCCGCATTTTCTAAATTTCGTTTAAATCAATTAATGAAGCACCTAAATAATCAAGGTTGCTCAATTAAATCTATTAATGCCGAGTATTTGCATTTTGCATTTTTGTCCGCACCGTTAACGGAGTTGGAATCCGATCAGTTAATCGATTTGTTGCATTATGGTCCGAATTTTGAGGGACATAGCATTAACGGTGAGCGGTATATTGTCATTCCGCGTATCGGGACGATTTCTTCTTGGTCGTCAAAAGCGACAGATATTATTCATAATTGCGGACTGGATAAAGTGGATCGCATTGAACGCGGTATTGCTTATTATGTTGAATATGAACAACCGATGTTTTATGGTGAAGAAGATATGGTTAAGGCGGCGCTTTATGACAAAATGATGGAAACTGTCATTACAGAGCCGGCAGATGCTTATCAATTGTTTGAACAACAAGCGCCGAAGCAGTTTAATACCGTGGATATTTTACAAGGCGGAAAAATTGAGCTTGAATTAGCTAACGTGAATTTGGGCTTGGCGTTAGCCGATGATGAAATTGATTATTTAATGGAAAATTTCACCGCACTTGGACGCAATCCGACGGATGTGGAGCTGTATATGTTTGCACAGGCGAATTCGGAACATTGTCGTCATAAAATTTTTAATGCCGATTGGATTATTGATGGGCAAAAACAAGATAAATCCTTGTTTAAGATGATCAAAAATACCTTTGAAAAAACGCCAGAATATGTGCTTTCTGCTTATAAAGATAATGCGGCGGTGATGGAAGGCTCTAAAGTTGGACGTTTTTTCCCGGATAGCGACGGACAATATCGTTATCACAACGAAGATACACATATTTTGATGAAAGTGGAAACCCATAATCACCCAACCGCAATTTCTCCATTCCCTGGGGCGGCGACCGGTTCTGGTGGTGAAATTCGTGATGAGGGAGCAACCGGACGTGGCGCTAAGCCAAAAGCGGCGTTAGTCGGTTTTTCTGTTTCAAATCTTTGTATTCCTGATTTTCAACAACCTTGGGAAAATCCATTATCCAAACCGCGTCGTATTGCTTCTGCTTTAGAGATCATGACTGAAGGTCCGCTAGGAAGTGCGGCGTTTAATAATGAATTTGGACGTCCGGCATTGTTGGGCTATTTCCGTACTTATGAGGAAAACGTCAACAGTTTTGCAGGCGAGGAAGTGCGCGGTTATCATAAACCGATCATGTTGGCAGGCGGTCTTGGTAATATTCGCGCTGAACACGTACAAAAAGGCGAAATTCCTGTTGGGGCACATTTGATTGTGTTGGGTGGTCCGGCAATGAATATTGGTTTGGGGGGTGGCGCAGCATCTTCCATGGCTTCCGGTAAATCAAAAGAAGATTTGGATTTTGCTTCTGTACAACGTGATAATCCGGAAATGGAACGCCGTTGTCAGGAAGTTATTGACCGTTGTTGGCAGTTGGGAGATGAGAACCCGATTTTATTTATCCATGATGTGGGTGCCGGTGGTTTATCCAATGCGATGCCGGAATTGGTGCATGATGGTGGTCGTGGTGGTCGCTTTAAATTGCGTGAAATTCCAAGCGATGAACGCAGTATGTCACCGTTGGAGATTTGGTGTAACGAATCGCAAGAACGTTATGTATTAGCGGTATCACAGGAAGGACTGGCGAAATTTAAGCAAATTTGTCGTCGTGAACGCGCGCCATTTGCGGTTATTGGCGTGGCAACAGAAGAAGAACATTTAAGCCTATACGATATTTATTATGACAATAAACCGATTGACGTGCCGATGAATGTATTATTAGGCAAAACGCCGAAAATGCTACGTGATGTGCAATCGAAAAGCGTAAATAATCCGCCGTTAAAACAAGATGAGATTAATTTAAAAGAAGCCTTGCAGCGTGTGTTGCGTTTGCCGGTAGTAGCGGAAAAAACCTTCTTGATTACTATTGGCGATCGTTCAGTAACCGGTATGGTTGCACGCGATCAAATGATTGGACCTTGGCAAATTCCAGTGTCTGATTGCGCAGTCACCACAGCCAGTCTCGACAGCTATTATGGCGAAGCCATGTCCATGGGTGAACGCGCGCCGGTGGCGTTATTGGATTTTGCCGCATCAGCACGTTTAGCAGTCGCAGAAAGTATTACCAATATTGCTGCAACGGATATTGGTGATATTAAACGTATCAAATTATCGGCAAACTGGATGTCAGCGGCAGGACATGAAGGCGAAGATGCCGGATTATATGCCGCGGTAAAAGCGGTGGGCGAAGAGCTTTGTCCGGCATTGGGCTTGACCATTCCAGTGGGCAAAGATTCTATGTCGATGAAAACCGCTTGGTTAAATGAATTTGGTGAAAAAGAAAGCGTCACCGCACCGTTATCTTTGGTGATCAGCGCTTTTGCTCGCGTGGAAGATGTGCGTAAAACTGTTACGCCACAATTAAGAACCGATAAAGGGCGCTCTCGTTTATTGTTAATTGACTTAGGCGAAGGGCAAAATCGTTTGGGGGCAACCGCGTTGGCGCAAGTGTATAAACAATTGGGTGATAAACCGGCGGATGTGGTCAATGCAGAGACCTTGAAAAATTTCTTCAATGCAATGCAAGTCCTTGTACAACAACAAAAATTGTTGGCATACCACGATCGTTCTGATGGTGGTTTAATCGTGACATTAGCGGAAATGGCATTTGCCGGACATTGTGGTGTTTCTGTAGATATTAGTGCGTTGGGTGATGAGGATTTAAATGTCTTGTTCAACGAAGAATTGGGCGCGGTTATCCAAGTCAATGACAGCGTATTAAATGACGTGCGCGATATTTTAGCTCAACATAATCTCATTCATTTAACCAAAGAATTGGGTGAAGTTGTGGAAGGGGATTTGTTTGAAATTACCCGCAGCACCAAAGTGTTATTGCAAGAAAAACGTTCCGAATTACGTGGTATTTGGGCAGAATTAACCCACAAAATGCAAAGTTTGCGCGATAATTCTGAATGTGCGGATCAAGAGTTTGCCAGCAAAAAAGCACCGGAAGACAAAGGACTTTCAGTGCATTTGACTTATGATGTCAACCAAGATGTTGCCGCACCTTATATTGCTAAAGGCGCTAAACCGCGCATTGCTATTTTGCGTGAGCAAGGAGTGAATAGCCACTATGAAATGGCGGCAGCATTTGATCGCGCCGGCTTTGAAGCTATTGATGTTCACATGAGCGATTTACATCATCGTCGTCGTCATTTGCAAGAGTTTAATGCTTTGGTCGCTTGTGGCGGTTTCTCTTATGGTGACGTATTGGGCGCTGGTGGTGGTTGGGCAAAATCGATCCTATTTAATACCGCACTTCGTGAGCAGTTTGAACAATTCTTCCAACGGGAAGATACACTGGCGTTAGGTGTATGTAATGGTTGTCAAATGTTGTCACATTTAGCACCGATCATTCCGGGAGCGGAGGCTTGGCCACGTTTTGTGCGCAATAAATCCGAACGTTTTGAGGCGCGGGTGGCGATGGTGAAAATCAACCAAACCAATTCCTTATGGTTTGATGGAATGGCGGGTTCGCATATGCCGATTGCGGTATCACATGGTGAAGGTCGTGTAGAGTTTAATGATGAACAACAATTGGATTTATTACGTGCGCAAAATCTGATTGCTGCACAATATATTGATAGCCAATTGCAACCAACGGAATGTTATCCGGCGAATCCGAATGGTTCGATCGATGGAATTACCGCGTTAACCAACCAAAATGGACGTGTAGCGATTATGATGCCACATCCGGAACGGGTTTTCCGTGCAGTGAGTAACTCTTGGTATCCGGAAGATTGGAGCGAAGACGGTGCTTGGATGCGTTTATTCCGCAACGCGCGTGTGGCGTTAAAATAATCAAACATCAAATTAACTGATAAAACAGCCAAAAGTGCGGTCAAAAATGACCGCACTTTTTATTTAATTAATGTCATAAAAATGTTCTTTTTTATGGCAATCAGTTTTAAGCAACGGTAAATTCCGTTGCCTTTTGGGCGACAAGCTCGCTAAAATAAGCGCCATTTTGAGTAACGGAAAGGGAAATTATGTTTGTTATTGGGCAACGTTGGATAAGTGAAACGGAAAATAATTTAGGACTAGGCGTTATTACGTCGTTAGATGCGCGAACGGTGACGATACATTTCCCTGCGGCAGATGAAGTACGCATTTACGCCTCAAACAACGCTCCTTTAACCCGTGTTAGTTTTCAAGCGGGCGATGAAATTCCCCATCAAGAAGGCTGGAAAGCAAAAGTGTTGGAGGCAATGGAGCGCAACGGATTATTTTTCTATCGCGTGATGCGCCATGACTTTATGCAAGATATAGTGATGTTAGAACAAGAAATTGCGCCACATATTGCTTTTAGCAAACCACAAGATCGCTTGTTTAATGCACAAATTGATCGCATGGATCATTTTGTGCTACGTTATCGCAGTTGGCAACATCAGCAAACCCAATATAAATCGGAATGTCGCGGTTTGCGTGGCATTCGCGCCGGGCTTATCCCTCATCAATTACACATTGCCCAAGAGGTAGGACAACGTATGGCGCCACGCGTGTTGCTGGCAGATGAAGTGGGACTTGGTAAAACCATCGAAGCTGGGATGATTTTGCAACAACAATTGTTTGCAGAAAAAGTGCAACGAGTGCTGATTTTGGTACCGGAAAGTTTGCAACATCAATGGTTGGTGGAAATGTTGCGTCGCTTTAATTTACCTTTTTCCTTATTTGATGAAGAACGTGCGGCAGATTTTGATGACAGCGCCCGTAATCCGTTTCATAGTGAATCTTTGATCCTTTGTGCATTGGATTGGTTTGTCAGCTATCCAAAGCGGGCGCAACAAGCGTTAGAGGCGGAATTTGATTTATTGATCGTTGATGAGGCTCACCATTTAACTTGGTCAGAGGTGCAGTGTAGCCTAGAATATCAAATTGTTGCGCAATTGGCGGAAAAAATCCCGGCATTGTTATTATTAACGGCGACACCGGAACAATTGGGACAAGAAAGCCATTTTGCCCGCTTACGCTTACTCGATCCCCATCGTTTTTATGATTACCATGCTTTTTTGCGTGAGCAAGAAAATTATCGCCCGTTGGCGGAAATCATTAATGCCTTGCTGCAAGAAGAAACCTTGAGCCTCTCGCAGCAACAAACTCTGCAATCTTTGCTGGATGAGGAAAGTGCGGTGTTAATTACGCAAGTTTCTGTCTCGGTGCAAGCCCGCCAGCAACTGATTGCCCAATTAATTGATCGTCACGGAACCGGGCGAGTATTATTTCGCAATACGCGACAAGCGGTACAAGGTTTTCCGAAACGTATGTATGCGCCAGTGAAATTACCGTTCCCAACCCAATACCAAAATGCGTTGTCGATTTTGCAACGTTTAGGCGAAATCGGCACGGTTGAGGCGTTGTATCCGGAACGCATTTTCCAAGAAATGAATGCATTAAGCGGTTGGTGGGAATTTGATCCACGTGTGGCGTGGTTGTTTGAATTTTTAAAACAGCGGCGTGATGAAAAAGTACTAGTGATTTGTCGCCATGCGGATACGGTGACGCAATTGGAGCAGGTTTTGCGCGAAAAAGAGGGGATCCGCAGTGCAGTTTTCCATGAACAAATGTCGATTGTGGAACGGGATCGGGCGGCGGCGTATTTTGCCGATCAAGAATATGGCGCACAGGTCTTATTGACCTCACATATTGGTTCGGAAGGGCGCAATTTCCAATTTGCCAGCCATTTGGTCTTGTTTAACGTACCGGAAACGCCGGATTTATTAGAACAATGTATCGGGCGCTTGGATCGTATCGGACAGCGTGGTGATGTACATATTCATGTGCCTTATTTTGACAATTCGGCGCAACAAGTTCTCGTGCGTTGGTATCATGAAGGCTTAAATGCTTTTGCCGAGACTTGCCCGATGGGAACATTATTGTTTGAAAAGTGCGGTGAAAAATTACGTTATTTTTTACAAAATCCGACCGCACTTGAGGAATTTCATCCCTTTTTACAACAAACCCATGAGCAATATTTGGAGTTAAAAGCAGAATTGGAGCGCGGGCGGGATCGTTTATTGGAATTAAACTCCAATGGTGGAGAGGCAGCAAAACAGCTGGCAGCGCAAATCGCACAGCAAGATGGTGCAACGGATTTGATCAGCTTTAGTTTAAATTTATTTGATCTGATTGGCGTGGAACAGGAAGATGTGGGCGAGCAAACTTTGGTATTAAAGCCGGGCGATAATATGTTGATTTCTGATTTTCCGGGTTTAAAAGAAGAAGGATTGACCGTTACTTTTGATCGCGCACGAGCCTTAGCGCGTGAAGAAATGGATTTTTTAACTTGGGATCATCCGCTTATTCGTCAAGGGATGGAGTTGATGACATCGGGAGACATTGGTAAAAGTGCGGTGTCTTTATTGATTAATAAGGCGTTGCCGGCAGGGACTTTATTATTGGAGTTAATTTATATTGTCGAGGCGCAAGCGCCGAAAGGGC
This portion of the [Pasteurella] aerogenes genome encodes:
- the eptA gene encoding phosphoethanolamine transferase EptA gives rise to the protein MRSSTLIALVALYFTVILNYPFYNKVLSLHPFTGAPEDYFLLTVPLFVFFVLNAAFQLLTLPILHKVIIPLLIVISAAIGYNALFFDVYFTTDMLDNVLQTTPAESMRMMTWQFVTWIIVLGVLPAVLYLFVKINYRVIWKELLTRISLIVLSGVVVFSIAQLYYQDYAAFVRNNKSTVALLVPSNFISAGVNKVKRIRKANIPFQQIGLDVKQDKPDVYRHLLIVVVGETTRAQNWGLNGYARQTTPKLAARGEDVINFKQVESCGTSTAVSVPCMFSVLPRSEYDGTKAEKVDNVLDILQRANSDILWVENNSDCKGVCLRVPNRSISANDFPDLCTDGECLDEVLFKDFEQMIDSGNKDMVLVLHTIGSHGPTYYERYSPAFKQFIPTCDTNEIQKCTNEQLVNTYDNGILYIDNFLNTLISKVEHRDDLETSIVYVSDHGESLGENGVYLHGTPRAIAPEQQTRVPMIFWFSNTWKKNEPFDLACLRQKAESGHFSHDNLFHTLFSMMDIDLNLSVYSKELDIMASCRKK
- the rne gene encoding ribonuclease E; this encodes MKRMLINATQKEELRVALVDGQRLFDLDIESPGHEQKKANIYKGRITRVEPSLEAAFVDYGAERHGFLPLKEIAREYFPADYVYQGRPNIRDILTEGQEVIVQVNKEERGNKGAALTTFVSLAGSYLVIMPNNPRAGGISRRIEGDERLELKDALSSLDVPDGVGLIVRTAGVGKSPEELQWDLKVLLHHWEAIKQASESRPAPFLIHQESDVIVRAIRDYLRRDIGEILIDSPKVYEKAKAHIKLVRPDFINRVKLYQGEVPLFSHYQIESQIESAFQREVRLPSGGSIVIDVTEALTAIDINSARSTRGGDIEETALNTNLEAADEIARQLRLRDLGGLIVIDFIDMTPVRHQREVENRIRDAVRQDRARIQISRISRFGLLEMSRQRLSPSLGESSHHVCPRCQGTGKIRDNESLSLSILRLLEEEAIKENTKQVHTIVPVQIASYLLNEKRRAISNIEKRHNVDIIVAPNEAMETPHFSVFRVRDGEEVNELSYNLAKLHESEDECAPEETLVSRNTEVAAVTTESVLENAAVSMAIETPAPMPTERKAPEKPSLFARILAKIKSFFAEEEKAEEDKNKSSRPNRNNRQRRNQERRPSRRSRNENADNIKADSNERGHDRNERANDRREVNTEKTELRSSRQNERNNKRNKKANVIDEQMLDETSVPNVIEEVVEVPTAQRRQRRDLRKKVRVGDENQSNENPSTQETVTAKVAAEAEITQTTAATQSVATESIVPNNLNQFAAVENPSDEGEEKRRDNNRQRRLPRHLRVNNQRNKRRNQSEVKSPMPLFAAVASPELASGKVWIDTSALANEAKNANFLSVDELLEQQGQSAEPSVVLPATDLIVKDVKSESKPFANFITQPANDSVEKKVRESLERLNADENVIVVAKETLSVPLVESATAIIADTPATEVPESRASNAEISVDKPVAETVVFTTQNAPKIDRTYTFNGRLGTISAVEHTKAEMTLAKASEQINPPFAIVEWTESRYYFHGKGAAGHHCAISHVYSAPTKTE
- the rluC gene encoding ribosomal large subunit pseudouridine synthase C, whose product is MTTDNSEKIINPSVKMLTISEDESGQRIDNYLLSKLKGVPKSLIYRIVRKGEVRVNKGRIKPEYKLQQGDIVRIPPVRVSDKAQPVISKKLNKVAQLEQQIIFEDDCLLVLNKPSGIAVHGGSGLDFGVIEALRALRPDARFLELVHRLDRDTSGILLVAKKRSALRNLHEQLREKTVQKDYLALVRGQWQSHCKVVKAPLLKNELAGGERIVRVNEQGKPSETHFSVEERYANATLIKASPVTGRTHQIRVHTQYAGHPIALDDKYGDQDFDQQMAALGLNRLFLHAFSIRFEHPKSKETLRLNAPLDEQMKGILKILRESK
- the purL gene encoding phosphoribosylformylglycinamidine synthase, with product MLQVVRGAPAFSKFRLNQLMKHLNNQGCSIKSINAEYLHFAFLSAPLTELESDQLIDLLHYGPNFEGHSINGERYIVIPRIGTISSWSSKATDIIHNCGLDKVDRIERGIAYYVEYEQPMFYGEEDMVKAALYDKMMETVITEPADAYQLFEQQAPKQFNTVDILQGGKIELELANVNLGLALADDEIDYLMENFTALGRNPTDVELYMFAQANSEHCRHKIFNADWIIDGQKQDKSLFKMIKNTFEKTPEYVLSAYKDNAAVMEGSKVGRFFPDSDGQYRYHNEDTHILMKVETHNHPTAISPFPGAATGSGGEIRDEGATGRGAKPKAALVGFSVSNLCIPDFQQPWENPLSKPRRIASALEIMTEGPLGSAAFNNEFGRPALLGYFRTYEENVNSFAGEEVRGYHKPIMLAGGLGNIRAEHVQKGEIPVGAHLIVLGGPAMNIGLGGGAASSMASGKSKEDLDFASVQRDNPEMERRCQEVIDRCWQLGDENPILFIHDVGAGGLSNAMPELVHDGGRGGRFKLREIPSDERSMSPLEIWCNESQERYVLAVSQEGLAKFKQICRRERAPFAVIGVATEEEHLSLYDIYYDNKPIDVPMNVLLGKTPKMLRDVQSKSVNNPPLKQDEINLKEALQRVLRLPVVAEKTFLITIGDRSVTGMVARDQMIGPWQIPVSDCAVTTASLDSYYGEAMSMGERAPVALLDFAASARLAVAESITNIAATDIGDIKRIKLSANWMSAAGHEGEDAGLYAAVKAVGEELCPALGLTIPVGKDSMSMKTAWLNEFGEKESVTAPLSLVISAFARVEDVRKTVTPQLRTDKGRSRLLLIDLGEGQNRLGATALAQVYKQLGDKPADVVNAETLKNFFNAMQVLVQQQKLLAYHDRSDGGLIVTLAEMAFAGHCGVSVDISALGDEDLNVLFNEELGAVIQVNDSVLNDVRDILAQHNLIHLTKELGEVVEGDLFEITRSTKVLLQEKRSELRGIWAELTHKMQSLRDNSECADQEFASKKAPEDKGLSVHLTYDVNQDVAAPYIAKGAKPRIAILREQGVNSHYEMAAAFDRAGFEAIDVHMSDLHHRRRHLQEFNALVACGGFSYGDVLGAGGGWAKSILFNTALREQFEQFFQREDTLALGVCNGCQMLSHLAPIIPGAEAWPRFVRNKSERFEARVAMVKINQTNSLWFDGMAGSHMPIAVSHGEGRVEFNDEQQLDLLRAQNLIAAQYIDSQLQPTECYPANPNGSIDGITALTNQNGRVAIMMPHPERVFRAVSNSWYPEDWSEDGAWMRLFRNARVALK